The Coffea eugenioides isolate CCC68of chromosome 8, Ceug_1.0, whole genome shotgun sequence genome has a segment encoding these proteins:
- the LOC113779774 gene encoding uncharacterized protein LOC113779774: protein MRPAKALTTIPIASFFTGTTKPSQSFKRVPPFHRHSIRFSVPLFTRSKSFTTPRYAHSSAPEVAAEFSSGMLPDSQGKIEKLEASVEKVIYGCRFFAILAVWGSLVGSFLCFIKGCSYVVASFEEYFVNRGKVMFSLVEALDVYLLGTVMLVFGMGLYELFISNLDKAKSFADERVPHRSNFFGLFTLKERPQWLEIKSVNQLKTKLGHVIVMLLLIGLFDKTKKAAILSPLDLLCFSASVLLSSGCLYLLSKLNHSEDKFQGC, encoded by the exons ATGAGGCCTGCTAAAGCCTTAACAACAATCCCAATAGCATCATTCTTCACCGGAACTACAAAACCAAGCCAAAGTTTCAAGCGGGTTCCTCCATTTCATCGTCATAGTATCCGATTTTCAGTGCCCCTTTTCACGAGATCAAAATCTTTTACCACCCCTCGGTATGCTCACAGTTCAGCTCCCGAAGTTGCAGCAGAATTCAGTTCTGGGATGCTTCCTGACTCACAAGGAAAGATTGAAAAGCTAGAAGCAAGTGTAGAAAAG GTTATATATGGTTGTCGTTTCTTTGCTATCCTTGCAGTATGGGGATCTTTGGTGggatcttttctttgttttatcaAG GGTTGCAGTTATGTTGTGGCCTCATTCGAAGAATACTTTGTCAACCGAGGGAAGGTGATGTTTTCGCTGGTTGAAGCCCTTG ATGTATATCTACTAGGGACGGTGATGTTGGTTTTTGGAATGGGTCTCTATGAACTCTTCATCAGCAACCTTGACAAAGCAAAATCATTTGCAGATGAAAGAGTTCCACACAGATCAAATTTTTTTGGCTTATTTACTCTGAAG GAACGTCCACAATGGTTGGAAATTAAATCTGTCAATCAGCTGAAAACCAAACTTGGCCATGTGATTGTCATGCTACTTCTTATTGGTTTGTTTGACAAGACTAAGAAGGCTGCTATATTATCgcctcttgatttgctttgctTCTCAGCCTCTGTACTTTTGTCATCTGGCTGCCTGTATCTGCTATCAAAACTCAATCACTCAGAAGA